The proteins below are encoded in one region of Mesotoga sp. Brook.08.105.5.1:
- a CDS encoding TldD/PmbA family protein — protein sequence MDIKTFADKAFEISRKIGFEESEIYYSSGGEFQLSSLNGEIDSYKDASSTEVYFRGLKSGKIGAAFSEVLSEEAAELLVDEAFQNYSVASGEDVYVFHDGSGDYAQFDGYSGDFQKKSVKEKIDTVIALEKSALDYDKRIVMIPTCINADSWSELVIVNTLGLNKTYKSDYGFAVVVSLAGDEKSKKTGFSFSLVRRPEELDVERIGHEASRRAVEQLGAGKVKSGRYRVIFRNDVFGQLFGTFMSMYSADNVQRGLSILKGKEGTAIGSSRLTVYDDPLLPESPYSKPFDDEGFPTSKKAIVENGKLMTFLYDLRTAKKDGKKSTGNSVRGTHRAKPSIAPVNTVIERGEKSFDELLETMGEGIFVTDLTGLHSGTNQVSGEFSLGASGFYVRNGKISNPIEQFTISSNILKVYNGIAEVGCDPISSIYRVTSPSVLVDEIDVASE from the coding sequence ATGGATATCAAGACTTTCGCTGACAAAGCCTTCGAAATCTCCAGAAAGATAGGGTTCGAGGAATCCGAAATATATTACTCAAGCGGTGGAGAATTCCAGCTGAGCTCTCTGAACGGCGAAATAGATTCGTATAAGGATGCCAGTTCGACAGAAGTGTACTTCAGAGGACTTAAGAGCGGAAAGATCGGAGCTGCTTTTTCCGAGGTTCTTAGCGAAGAAGCTGCAGAACTGCTGGTCGATGAGGCTTTTCAGAACTATTCTGTAGCAAGTGGAGAAGATGTATATGTGTTTCACGATGGATCAGGCGATTATGCGCAGTTCGATGGTTATTCAGGAGACTTTCAGAAGAAATCAGTCAAGGAAAAGATCGATACGGTGATCGCGTTGGAGAAATCGGCGCTGGACTACGACAAGAGAATCGTTATGATTCCGACTTGCATAAATGCAGACAGCTGGTCGGAACTTGTTATCGTAAACACCCTAGGTCTTAACAAAACGTATAAGAGCGATTACGGATTTGCTGTCGTTGTGAGCCTTGCGGGAGATGAGAAATCGAAGAAGACGGGCTTTTCCTTTTCACTTGTTAGAAGACCTGAGGAGCTTGATGTCGAGAGAATCGGTCATGAGGCCTCCAGGAGAGCGGTGGAACAGCTGGGTGCTGGAAAAGTCAAGAGCGGAAGGTACAGAGTAATCTTCAGGAACGACGTATTTGGACAGTTATTTGGGACCTTCATGTCAATGTATTCAGCAGATAATGTTCAGAGAGGACTTTCGATTTTGAAGGGAAAAGAGGGAACAGCAATTGGATCAAGCAGGCTGACTGTCTATGACGATCCTTTACTGCCCGAAAGTCCCTATAGCAAGCCTTTTGATGACGAAGGCTTTCCGACTTCCAAGAAAGCGATCGTGGAGAATGGAAAACTTATGACCTTCTTATATGATCTGAGAACTGCGAAAAAGGATGGGAAGAAGTCAACAGGCAATTCAGTGAGAGGAACTCACAGAGCAAAGCCTTCCATTGCTCCCGTCAATACTGTCATTGAGAGAGGAGAGAAGAGTTTTGACGAACTTCTCGAGACTATGGGAGAAGGGATATTTGTGACCGACTTAACGGGTCTGCATTCAGGAACAAATCAGGTCTCAGGGGAGTTTTCTCTTGGCGCCAGCGGGTTCTATGTCAGAAACGGTAAGATCAGTAATCCAATTGAGCAGTTCACAATATCCTCAAACATATTGAAGGTCTATAATGGAATTGCTGAAGTTGGGTGCGATCCAATCTCCTCAATTTATCGTGTTACTTCTCCTTCAGTGCTGGTGGACGAAATCGATGTTGCATCTGAGTGA
- a CDS encoding TldD/PmbA family protein gives MYSDEAYSAVITKILSGGADFAEIFLEDRYTGSISMVQGEVEGSVSGKLFGAGLRAFKGTRSIYAYTNDLSLDGLMKVADRLKAVIDQERDVDTVIDFREREYVDLCPVLHAPESIPKKEKVGVMKLAHEGASTFSSTISQVVVNYIEYDQNVWIYNSEGVKAQDHRSRTRLTISAVATKNGNMETGFYGPGGAMGFEFFNIKDPRAAGERAARIADRMVKAEYAPAGKMPVIISNEFGGVIFHEACGHALEATGVAKGASVFAGKLGQKIANECVSAVDDPTIPNAWGSANVDDEGTPTRRNLLIDKGILKNYMIDRLGAIKMRMEVTGSARRQDYTYAPTSRMSNTFLLPGEYYPEEIIAATDYGLYAKSLGGGSVMPSTGEFNFAVMEGYMIENGRITRPVRGATLIGKGDEVLTKIDMVGNDLARGQGMCGSISGSIPADVGQPTVKVSELIVGGRN, from the coding sequence ATGTATTCAGATGAAGCATACTCCGCGGTTATCACTAAGATATTGTCTGGCGGAGCGGATTTTGCAGAAATCTTCCTGGAAGATAGATACACTGGAAGTATAAGCATGGTTCAAGGTGAGGTGGAAGGAAGCGTTTCGGGGAAATTGTTTGGAGCAGGATTGAGAGCCTTTAAGGGGACAAGAAGTATCTATGCTTACACAAACGACCTTTCACTTGATGGTCTTATGAAAGTTGCGGATAGGCTTAAGGCGGTCATTGATCAAGAAAGAGATGTGGATACCGTAATTGATTTCAGAGAGAGAGAGTACGTTGATCTTTGTCCGGTTCTTCATGCACCCGAAAGCATTCCGAAAAAGGAAAAAGTCGGTGTTATGAAGCTTGCTCATGAAGGAGCTTCGACTTTCTCAAGCACAATATCTCAAGTTGTCGTGAATTACATCGAGTATGATCAAAATGTCTGGATCTATAACTCCGAAGGAGTTAAAGCGCAGGATCATCGTTCAAGGACAAGATTGACGATATCCGCTGTTGCTACCAAAAACGGCAATATGGAGACGGGTTTCTATGGTCCGGGAGGTGCAATGGGGTTTGAGTTCTTCAATATCAAGGACCCAAGGGCCGCTGGTGAAAGAGCTGCTCGAATCGCCGACAGGATGGTTAAGGCTGAGTATGCGCCTGCGGGAAAGATGCCTGTCATAATCTCCAATGAATTTGGCGGGGTTATCTTCCATGAGGCATGTGGTCATGCCCTGGAAGCAACCGGAGTAGCAAAAGGGGCGTCGGTCTTTGCAGGGAAACTGGGACAGAAGATAGCAAATGAATGTGTCTCTGCCGTAGACGACCCGACGATACCTAATGCTTGGGGATCGGCAAATGTAGATGACGAAGGGACTCCGACAAGAAGAAATCTTCTAATAGACAAGGGAATCCTCAAAAACTACATGATTGACCGCCTCGGAGCGATAAAGATGAGAATGGAGGTCACTGGAAGCGCCAGGAGGCAGGATTACACATACGCTCCGACATCTCGAATGAGCAACACCTTCCTCCTTCCGGGAGAGTACTATCCGGAGGAAATAATCGCAGCAACAGACTACGGTTTGTACGCAAAATCCCTTGGAGGCGGTTCCGTGATGCCATCCACGGGTGAATTCAACTTTGCAGTAATGGAAGGTTACATGATAGAGAACGGCAGGATAACCAGGCCGGTACGCGGTGCGACTCTAATTGGGAAGGGCGATGAGGTTCTCACGAAGATAGACATGGTCGGTAATGATCTGGCGAGAGGTCAGGGAATGTGCGGATCTATCTCTGGCTCGATTCCCGCCGATGTAGGTCAGCCCACTGTGAAAGTGTCTGAACTGATAGTTGGGGGGCGAAACTGA
- a CDS encoding aspartate/glutamate racemase family protein codes for MKRIGLLGGMSWESSLEYYRLLNEMVKNRLGGLHSAECTLASVDFGPVSEMLKSNDWKGIERVLTAAAIDLKRAGADFLIICTNTMHLLAREIEGASGLEVLEIGKAVGEEIERRGLETVGLLGTRFTMERAYYKDTLAGFGINVIVPSAEEMVVVDMIIFEELCKGIFREESKSVYKAVIKGLQFNGAEGVILGCTEIPLLIKESDADIAVFDTTAIHARAAVDHALA; via the coding sequence ATGAAGCGTATTGGCCTTTTGGGTGGGATGAGCTGGGAATCATCACTGGAGTACTACAGATTGCTAAATGAAATGGTCAAGAACAGGCTTGGGGGATTGCATTCCGCAGAATGCACCTTGGCTTCAGTTGATTTCGGCCCCGTTTCGGAGATGCTAAAGAGTAATGACTGGAAGGGTATAGAGAGGGTCTTGACTGCCGCAGCCATTGATCTGAAGAGAGCGGGTGCAGACTTTCTTATCATATGTACCAACACAATGCATCTTTTGGCCAGAGAAATCGAAGGAGCATCAGGGCTTGAAGTCCTAGAAATCGGTAAGGCAGTCGGAGAGGAGATCGAGAGAAGGGGACTTGAAACCGTTGGACTCCTCGGCACAAGATTCACTATGGAGAGGGCTTACTACAAGGATACTTTGGCGGGATTTGGCATAAATGTTATCGTTCCTTCAGCTGAAGAAATGGTAGTAGTAGATATGATTATCTTCGAGGAGCTCTGCAAAGGAATCTTCAGGGAGGAATCAAAGTCAGTCTATAAGGCAGTGATTAAGGGTCTTCAGTTCAATGGAGCCGAGGGAGTTATCCTTGGTTGCACTGAGATACCTCTGCTGATCAAAGAATCAGACGCTGACATTGCCGTTTTCGATACTACGGCCATTCACGCCCGGGCGGCCGTCGATCATGCTCTTGCGTGA
- a CDS encoding EamA family transporter yields MESVLLGNILTAVVGIPFLIGSLPSLSGWVNLIILGVAQLGLSYVFYSEAIKHSTALEAVLILMIEPILSPVWVFLFIGEVPGKLPMIGGAIVIGAITIRFIARGLSGKPIALKYAAARSLFKRNRL; encoded by the coding sequence ATGGAGTCTGTGCTGCTAGGAAATATTCTTACTGCCGTTGTTGGAATTCCCTTTCTTATCGGTTCTCTTCCGAGTCTTTCCGGCTGGGTAAACCTTATTATACTGGGTGTTGCACAGCTTGGTTTGTCATATGTTTTCTATTCAGAAGCGATTAAGCATTCTACTGCACTGGAAGCAGTCCTGATACTCATGATAGAACCGATTCTCAGCCCAGTATGGGTCTTTCTCTTCATTGGAGAGGTCCCGGGAAAACTGCCAATGATCGGAGGAGCCATAGTAATTGGAGCGATAACTATCAGATTCATTGCGAGGGGGCTTTCCGGAAAGCCGATAGCGCTGAAATATGCTGCCGCCAGAAGCCTTTTCAAGCGTAATAGACTATAG
- a CDS encoding MATE family efflux transporter has translation MAKDIHKMLGEERIGKLLLSLSLPATIGMLVQAMYNFVDTIYVGRGVGSMGIAGISISFPVQIFVMAFAQLFGIGGASVISRALGEKNHEKARRAAGNVMAFSIAFGLAMTLLGYFFIDQLLILLGASEAIIPYAREYLSIILLGSAFFSFGMAMSHVIRAEGKPKIAMAAMLISAVLNIILDPIFIFTLNMGIRGAALATVLSQAITSIYILFYFISGKSLLRISLASLLPEWTILKGTVSVGLSAFSRQVAGSLLAVVLNNSLVFYGGDIAVAVYGVINRLLMVFIMPMFGVNQGFLPIVGYNYGAKKMRRARESVKLASAVTTLIALFSAIIMFFFARQLISIFTDEIELIEPTISALRIVILAIPTIGIQVIASGMFQALGKAIPALFLSLLRQIIILIPLILVIPRFLGINGIWISFPLADLIAFAISLVFYLRELKIFRSSELSAEAGTTDVA, from the coding sequence ATGGCAAAAGACATACATAAGATGCTTGGGGAGGAGAGGATTGGAAAGCTTCTTCTCAGTCTTTCTTTACCTGCAACTATCGGCATGCTTGTTCAGGCAATGTACAACTTCGTTGATACAATTTACGTCGGAAGAGGCGTCGGGTCGATGGGCATCGCGGGCATATCTATTTCTTTCCCCGTTCAAATATTCGTTATGGCATTTGCTCAGTTGTTCGGAATCGGCGGCGCTTCAGTTATATCGAGGGCGCTGGGTGAAAAGAATCACGAAAAGGCAAGACGCGCCGCTGGAAACGTAATGGCTTTCTCGATCGCCTTCGGATTGGCGATGACCCTGCTGGGATACTTTTTTATAGATCAGTTGCTCATACTGCTCGGAGCGAGTGAAGCCATCATTCCGTATGCGAGAGAATACCTGAGCATAATACTTCTCGGAAGCGCTTTCTTTTCTTTTGGAATGGCTATGAGCCATGTTATTAGGGCAGAAGGAAAACCAAAGATAGCAATGGCTGCAATGTTGATCTCTGCTGTTCTTAACATAATTCTTGATCCCATTTTCATTTTCACTCTCAACATGGGCATAAGAGGCGCGGCGCTGGCAACCGTTTTGTCTCAGGCGATTACCTCGATCTATATTCTCTTTTACTTCATTAGCGGAAAGAGTCTGCTGAGAATCTCTCTGGCTTCTTTGCTTCCAGAGTGGACAATCCTGAAGGGAACCGTCTCCGTGGGTCTTTCTGCATTTTCAAGACAGGTGGCAGGCAGCCTTCTCGCTGTGGTTCTCAACAATTCGCTTGTATTTTACGGCGGGGATATTGCCGTTGCGGTGTATGGAGTAATCAACAGACTTCTAATGGTTTTCATAATGCCTATGTTCGGCGTCAATCAGGGATTTCTTCCAATTGTCGGATACAACTACGGCGCCAAAAAAATGAGGCGAGCAAGAGAGTCTGTCAAACTGGCCTCCGCAGTTACCACGTTGATCGCCCTTTTCTCGGCAATCATAATGTTCTTCTTTGCAAGACAACTCATATCGATTTTCACTGATGAAATCGAGCTTATTGAACCCACAATTTCTGCTCTCAGGATTGTTATCCTTGCCATCCCGACCATTGGCATCCAGGTTATTGCTTCTGGAATGTTCCAGGCTCTTGGCAAGGCCATACCCGCACTTTTCTTATCCCTCCTTAGACAGATAATAATTCTGATACCACTGATTCTAGTGATTCCGCGCTTTCTAGGGATTAATGGCATCTGGATATCCTTTCCACTTGCCGATTTGATCGCTTTCGCAATATCGCTGGTTTTCTACCTTAGAGAACTGAAGATATTCCGTTCAAGTGAGCTCAGTGCTGAGGCAGGCACAACGGACGTCGCGTGA
- a CDS encoding EamA family transporter encodes MIRGNKKSIKAKSAFFLVITGLLWSTGGLLIKNVDSNPLAISGMRSIIASLVILVALGKPKFTWSFSQIASALAYTITVILFVSANKMTTAANAILLQSTAPIYVALLSAWILKEAELLSLCSMYL; translated from the coding sequence ATGATCCGGGGCAACAAGAAGTCTATTAAGGCCAAGTCGGCATTCTTCCTAGTTATTACGGGTCTTCTTTGGAGTACGGGAGGTCTGTTGATCAAAAATGTAGACTCAAATCCACTTGCGATTTCCGGAATGAGAAGTATTATTGCCTCTTTAGTAATACTTGTAGCTCTCGGAAAACCAAAGTTCACCTGGTCTTTTTCGCAGATAGCCTCGGCTCTAGCCTACACAATCACAGTGATCCTGTTCGTTTCAGCGAATAAAATGACTACAGCTGCAAACGCGATTTTGCTGCAGTCGACTGCTCCCATATATGTTGCGCTTTTAAGCGCCTGGATTTTGAAGGAAGCGGAGTTACTTTCGCTCTGTTCAATGTATTTATGA
- a CDS encoding phosphoribosylaminoimidazolecarboxamide formyltransferase — MNIKRAFISVHNKSGVEKIAGYLASNGVEIVATDHTAEYLIDHGINAIKVADYTGFPSILDGRLKAIHPRIIGGILAIQDLPSHMTEMKEHSILPFDIIILNLKPFESAVKKSPDELNLSKEIDVSGPALLMAGAKNHRDIVVISDPTDYDEVIESLEECGDVLLLKRRRYALKAIYAAMLYNSSIHKALSQIFASEKYDYTVMEHVMQLLYGDNPSQKAYLLKLSKEPGLLDEVQIGNPAVGLKKSQLRNMNVFMELYYYSDNISVFLDKGKITKVFAGKLRDGYSEGGPDTMFASTFAIDGDTIKKLHEGGVEAFGGVFDRDAILAARERDIMILTAPAHEAVSLSEETYSGFGNYFVRELSYKMKDYDLENDDKLALFCSRVNRANNLSIFREGESALLKSGLSYTELMNYDFEDHDLQDSVMASDNDLTDEVLARLKAAGVRRMILPGTRRTYSHKSVLVLGIDFTRLNN; from the coding sequence ATGAATATTAAGCGTGCCTTTATAAGTGTTCACAACAAGTCGGGAGTGGAGAAGATCGCGGGCTATCTTGCCTCTAATGGGGTGGAGATAGTTGCTACAGATCACACCGCGGAATATCTTATAGATCATGGAATCAATGCAATAAAGGTTGCAGACTACACAGGGTTTCCATCAATACTTGACGGAAGGCTTAAGGCGATTCATCCGAGGATAATCGGAGGAATACTTGCGATCCAGGATCTTCCCTCACACATGACGGAGATGAAGGAACATTCGATTCTTCCCTTTGACATAATAATCCTGAACCTCAAGCCCTTTGAGTCTGCAGTGAAGAAATCACCCGATGAGTTGAACCTTTCTAAGGAGATCGATGTGAGTGGACCTGCACTTCTTATGGCAGGTGCCAAGAATCACAGGGATATAGTCGTCATTTCCGATCCGACAGACTATGATGAAGTGATAGAGAGTCTGGAAGAATGTGGCGATGTTCTTCTTCTGAAGAGGAGAAGGTATGCTCTGAAAGCGATCTATGCGGCGATGCTTTATAATTCGTCTATTCATAAGGCGCTCTCTCAGATTTTCGCTTCTGAAAAATATGATTACACAGTCATGGAGCACGTTATGCAGCTTCTCTACGGGGACAATCCCTCTCAGAAGGCATACCTCCTGAAGCTCTCAAAAGAACCCGGCCTGTTGGACGAGGTTCAGATCGGTAATCCTGCTGTGGGGCTGAAGAAGTCTCAGTTGAGGAACATGAATGTATTCATGGAGCTCTATTACTACAGTGATAATATCTCTGTCTTTCTAGACAAGGGAAAGATAACGAAGGTCTTTGCCGGCAAGCTACGTGACGGTTATTCGGAAGGTGGCCCAGACACGATGTTTGCATCTACTTTTGCTATTGATGGAGATACCATCAAGAAGCTTCACGAGGGCGGGGTTGAAGCTTTTGGCGGAGTTTTCGACCGTGATGCAATTCTTGCTGCACGCGAAAGAGATATTATGATACTCACTGCTCCTGCGCACGAAGCGGTGTCTCTCTCAGAAGAGACTTACTCAGGCTTCGGAAATTACTTCGTGAGAGAACTATCATATAAAATGAAGGACTACGATCTTGAGAATGACGATAAGCTTGCTCTTTTCTGTTCTAGAGTGAATAGAGCGAACAACTTATCCATCTTCAGAGAGGGTGAGAGCGCCCTTCTGAAGAGTGGATTGAGCTACACAGAGCTCATGAATTATGACTTTGAGGATCACGACCTTCAGGATTCGGTGATGGCATCAGATAATGATCTTACCGATGAAGTGCTCGCAAGACTCAAGGCCGCCGGAGTTAGAAGAATGATTTTGCCAGGCACAAGAAGAACCTATTCTCATAAGAGTGTACTCGTTCTGGGAATCGACTTTACTAGACTAAACAACTAA
- a CDS encoding peroxiredoxin: MLLKGEKAEDFSLFGSDLKEYKLNEYLGKKVVLVFYPGAFTSVCQKELCTFRDSLANFESMNAVILGISMDSPFANKAFKEQNSLSFQLLSDVAGEVSRKYGGVHQDFSGVKGLVVSKRAVFIVNRDGKIAYTWVSDDPRVEPDYTEIANQLKRI; encoded by the coding sequence ATGTTGCTTAAGGGAGAAAAGGCAGAAGACTTCTCGCTTTTCGGTTCGGATCTTAAGGAGTATAAACTCAATGAATATCTAGGCAAGAAAGTAGTTCTTGTTTTCTATCCGGGAGCATTTACAAGTGTATGTCAGAAAGAGCTTTGCACATTCAGAGACTCGCTGGCCAACTTCGAGAGTATGAATGCTGTGATTCTTGGAATAAGTATGGATAGTCCCTTTGCCAACAAAGCCTTTAAGGAGCAGAATTCCCTTTCCTTCCAACTTCTGTCTGACGTCGCAGGGGAGGTATCTAGGAAATACGGAGGAGTACACCAGGACTTTTCGGGCGTGAAGGGACTAGTTGTCTCTAAGAGAGCTGTATTCATTGTGAACAGAGATGGCAAGATCGCTTACACGTGGGTCTCAGATGATCCTAGAGTTGAGCCTGACTACACAGAGATCGCGAATCAACTGAAGAGGATTTAA
- a CDS encoding flavin reductase family protein, with the protein MTEFSFPEYSTELLEYLKSGRVLIGVTDGVETNLMTVAWGFLGYTWNRPVFITMIRPSRFTHNFFRSSDGFSVNFMSAKWQEALNFCGTRSGKYFDKFKETGLTPQEGISPSIVVVGEADKVLECRVISKEALTPLALNGSIASTFYGDNSYHSLIFGEITDSYTLP; encoded by the coding sequence ATGACTGAATTCAGTTTTCCGGAATACTCGACCGAGCTACTGGAGTATCTTAAATCAGGAAGGGTGCTAATAGGTGTGACAGACGGAGTAGAAACTAACTTGATGACAGTTGCCTGGGGCTTCTTGGGATACACGTGGAATCGTCCTGTATTTATTACCATGATCAGGCCAAGCAGATTCACTCATAATTTCTTCAGGAGCAGTGACGGCTTTTCGGTTAACTTCATGTCGGCGAAGTGGCAAGAGGCACTTAATTTCTGCGGAACAAGAAGTGGAAAATACTTCGACAAATTCAAAGAGACAGGCTTAACCCCTCAAGAGGGAATTTCACCATCGATTGTAGTGGTAGGTGAGGCAGACAAGGTGCTGGAATGTCGTGTCATATCGAAAGAAGCACTAACACCGCTAGCCCTTAATGGAAGTATTGCCAGTACTTTCTATGGTGATAACTCATACCATTCACTCATATTTGGAGAGATTACCGACTCATACACTCTTCCTTGA
- a CDS encoding ankyrin repeat domain-containing protein yields the protein MKRLLLVLLSVLLLSVVSFSSVYNSASNGDLQGVKEAVNSGGNINERGYANKTPLMVAADYGHSEIATYLIESGADISTVDDNGYTALHYAARKGLLDVVKMLLERGADINAHPASSMFYEGYTPLILACDNSKNDATLEVVKYLVEKGADLERVEYAFRSPLIAAIFSKGTNTVVFLLENGADPNRPAKDGRTPLYLAISEGLPIEGIEALLEHGADVSIGNEYYTPLQLAVSKSNNDISKMLIEFGADYSGVDDSGNTLLHRAAGKGSTKNIEMFVELGIEVDSRNYEGKTPLHIASENESLRNVKLLISLGADVLARDNNNHLPLHLHLAVYQEDKETIESLLSAGVSINNNEVESGISPLHIAAAYGKLDIVKYLLERGADVSIETDEGILPIHSAVGRRGKTEVVDYLLESGADIEAEDNEGRTPIFYAVKDYNMEAISYLGERGANVNHQDHSGKTPSHYAVEDKWDAIEMLTILSGFGLVPDTKDNAGMTPEDYAASEEIVGFLKTLY from the coding sequence ATGAAAAGACTCTTGTTAGTGCTTCTATCAGTACTGCTGTTATCGGTAGTCTCTTTTTCTAGCGTTTACAATAGTGCGTCCAACGGTGACCTGCAAGGGGTAAAGGAAGCTGTCAACAGCGGTGGTAATATTAACGAGCGTGGCTATGCAAACAAAACACCCTTGATGGTCGCAGCGGATTACGGCCACTCGGAAATAGCAACCTACCTTATTGAATCTGGGGCAGACATTTCAACTGTTGACGACAATGGCTATACAGCTCTTCATTACGCTGCGAGAAAGGGTCTCCTCGATGTCGTGAAGATGCTCCTTGAAAGAGGGGCGGACATAAACGCTCATCCGGCCAGTTCGATGTTTTATGAAGGCTATACACCTTTGATCCTTGCCTGTGACAACTCCAAGAACGATGCTACTCTGGAAGTCGTTAAGTATCTTGTGGAGAAGGGAGCCGATCTGGAGAGAGTTGAATATGCTTTCCGCTCACCTTTGATTGCTGCGATATTTTCGAAGGGGACAAATACCGTAGTCTTCCTGCTTGAAAACGGAGCCGATCCAAATCGACCGGCCAAGGACGGAAGAACTCCTCTCTATCTAGCTATATCGGAAGGCCTCCCAATTGAGGGCATAGAAGCGCTTCTAGAACATGGGGCAGATGTGTCTATCGGCAATGAATACTATACGCCGCTTCAACTGGCCGTATCGAAGTCCAATAATGATATTTCGAAAATGCTGATCGAATTTGGCGCCGACTATTCTGGAGTAGATGATTCAGGTAATACCCTACTTCATCGCGCTGCAGGTAAGGGATCTACCAAGAACATCGAGATGTTTGTTGAGCTTGGAATCGAAGTTGATTCAAGGAACTATGAAGGGAAAACTCCTCTGCATATCGCTTCAGAGAACGAGTCCTTGAGAAATGTCAAGCTCCTTATTTCGCTTGGAGCCGACGTCCTGGCAAGAGATAACAATAATCACCTGCCCCTACACTTGCATCTCGCTGTCTACCAAGAAGACAAAGAAACTATTGAGAGCTTGCTTTCTGCGGGTGTCAGTATCAATAACAATGAAGTAGAAAGCGGTATCTCACCGCTTCATATCGCAGCCGCTTATGGAAAGCTAGATATTGTCAAGTACCTCTTAGAAAGAGGCGCGGATGTTTCGATCGAGACAGATGAGGGAATCCTTCCAATTCATTCCGCTGTCGGCCGCAGGGGAAAGACGGAAGTCGTCGATTACTTGCTCGAAAGCGGAGCTGACATTGAGGCCGAAGATAACGAAGGCAGAACGCCTATCTTCTATGCTGTTAAAGACTACAACATGGAAGCGATTTCTTACCTCGGTGAGAGAGGAGCGAATGTCAATCATCAGGATCACAGCGGGAAAACGCCCTCACACTACGCTGTCGAGGACAAATGGGACGCGATCGAAATGCTTACGATCCTGAGCGGATTCGGTTTGGTGCCGGATACAAAGGACAACGCAGGAATGACTCCGGAGGATTATGCTGCATCAGAAGAGATAGTTGGATTCTTGAAAACGCTTTATTGA
- a CDS encoding MarR family winged helix-turn-helix transcriptional regulator translates to MTGKWSFLLCESADVQDGISQNELSEILGVDKGITPVAMKKLTEAGYIKRKTDPSDSRSYRLFLTESGIRIGQELGRLGRDHETMLTEGFSNGERDCLFSLLQKAAQNARRVND, encoded by the coding sequence TTGACTGGGAAATGGTCATTTCTTCTTTGTGAGAGTGCTGATGTCCAGGACGGAATAAGCCAGAATGAGCTCAGCGAAATCCTCGGTGTCGATAAGGGAATTACTCCTGTAGCCATGAAGAAACTTACCGAAGCAGGCTATATAAAGAGGAAAACCGACCCATCAGACAGCCGGAGTTACAGGCTGTTTCTCACAGAAAGCGGCATAAGAATTGGTCAAGAGCTAGGAAGGCTTGGAAGAGATCATGAAACAATGCTAACAGAAGGTTTCTCCAACGGCGAAAGAGATTGCCTGTTTTCTCTTCTTCAGAAAGCCGCTCAAAATGCCAGAAGAGTCAATGATTGA